In a single window of the BD1-7 clade bacterium genome:
- the phrB gene encoding (6-4) photolyase — protein sequence MLLTLQDLQQSSRTHYRQLRLILGDQLNADHSWYKIHDPACLYVITELHQETSYVTHHVQKICAFFSAMQHFADALSQSGHHVVYLTLDDTSDFKTLPVLLAHIVAVTQVDKLEYQRPDEYRLKQQLAGFSLAGCDLVQADTEHFLLAFDEIEHQFTAGKSAKMEFFYRRMRKRFDILMADGEPVGGQWNFDQNNRHALKAGDIAELPEPLLFGNDVTEILERLQRHQLVTIGRAEKSLLWPVSRQQALMLLDYFCEHLLGKFGHFQDAMTSASTYRWSLYHSRLSFALNAKILSPDHVINYVIEYWEQHPASADIAQVEGFVRQILGWREFVRGIYWANMPTYADANALDAQRPLPGWFWTGDTKMHCMQQAIDQSLDHAYAHHIQRLMITGNFCLLTGIDPDAVDAWYLGVYIDAIEWVEMPNTRGMSQFADGGIVATKPYAASGSYVNKMSDYCKQCAYDVKHKTEDDACPFNSLYWHFIDRHAETLLRNPRMRMVFSSWQKMADEQRLAILDKAENTLTNLEHI from the coding sequence ATGCTTTTAACCCTGCAAGATCTTCAACAATCTAGCCGTACTCATTACCGCCAGCTACGCCTGATTCTCGGTGATCAACTGAATGCAGATCATAGCTGGTACAAGATCCATGACCCTGCCTGTTTGTATGTGATCACTGAACTGCATCAGGAGACGAGTTATGTGACGCATCATGTACAAAAAATCTGTGCATTTTTTTCGGCCATGCAACACTTTGCCGATGCTTTGTCGCAATCCGGTCATCATGTGGTTTATCTAACGTTAGACGACACGTCGGATTTCAAGACGCTGCCAGTACTATTGGCGCATATTGTGGCCGTGACTCAAGTCGATAAGCTTGAGTATCAACGCCCTGATGAATACCGATTGAAGCAACAACTGGCGGGTTTTTCGCTCGCTGGCTGTGATCTAGTACAAGCAGACACGGAACACTTTTTATTGGCGTTTGATGAGATCGAGCATCAGTTTACCGCTGGTAAATCCGCGAAAATGGAGTTCTTTTATCGGCGTATGCGTAAACGATTCGACATCTTGATGGCAGACGGTGAACCTGTGGGCGGGCAGTGGAATTTTGATCAAAACAATCGGCATGCGTTGAAGGCGGGGGATATCGCTGAGCTTCCTGAGCCTTTGCTGTTCGGCAATGATGTTACTGAGATACTTGAGCGATTGCAGCGTCATCAGTTGGTTACCATCGGGCGTGCCGAAAAGTCGTTATTGTGGCCGGTAAGCCGGCAGCAAGCCTTGATGCTGTTGGATTATTTTTGTGAACACCTACTGGGTAAGTTTGGGCATTTTCAGGATGCGATGACCTCCGCGTCGACCTATCGCTGGAGCCTCTATCATTCGCGTTTGTCATTTGCGCTGAATGCCAAGATTTTGTCGCCAGACCACGTGATAAATTATGTCATCGAATATTGGGAGCAACATCCAGCTTCGGCTGATATTGCGCAGGTTGAAGGGTTTGTTCGGCAAATACTGGGGTGGCGCGAATTTGTTAGAGGTATTTACTGGGCCAATATGCCGACTTACGCAGATGCAAATGCATTGGATGCGCAACGACCGTTGCCCGGCTGGTTTTGGACGGGGGATACCAAGATGCACTGCATGCAACAGGCGATTGATCAGTCTCTCGACCATGCCTATGCGCATCATATTCAGCGTTTGATGATTACAGGCAATTTTTGTTTATTGACGGGTATAGACCCGGATGCGGTCGATGCGTGGTATTTAGGTGTCTACATCGATGCTATCGAGTGGGTGGAGATGCCCAATACTCGGGGGATGTCGCAGTTTGCCGACGGCGGTATTGTTGCCACAAAGCCTTACGCTGCCAGTGGCAGTTACGTCAACAAGATGAGTGATTACTGTAAGCAGTGTGCTTACGATGTAAAACACAAAACAGAGGATGATGCTTGCCCATTCAATAGTTTGTATTGGCATTTTATTGATCGACACGCAGAGACATTGCTCCGCAATCCCCGAATGCGAATGGTGTTCTCTAGCTGGCAAAAAATGGCCGATGAGCAGCGGCTGGCAATTCTGGACAAAGCAGAAAACACCCTTACGAACCTAGAGCATATTTAG
- the dhaA gene encoding Haloalkane dehalogenase, with product MPTLSPFWLFTCRFLLLFSVTGMLNTISTSAFAASASKPNAIIESADKVKYRTAKVDNHTIFYREAGDKSRPTLVLLHGYPSSSHTYRELIPLLAKHYHVIAPDNLGSGYSDKPDPAKVTYSFDTLAQINTALLKTLGIKKYTLYMQDFGAPVGFRMMQANPQHIEAIIAQNANAYLDGLTPKRQQFFRNAHEDRSAENTQRLMQYSSRDAIINGQYLRDVPAALHDRISPDAWTHDLHFLQTDAQRMIQVQLFQDYYSNLLAYPKWQAFLRKQQYPALIVWGRHDAAFIVPGALGYLRDLPHAELHLLDAGHFAVEEKPQAVAELVLDFMNTLYQHSQP from the coding sequence ATGCCCACACTTTCGCCATTCTGGCTGTTTACTTGTCGATTTTTATTGCTGTTCAGTGTTACCGGTATGTTAAACACCATTAGTACGTCGGCATTTGCGGCTTCGGCATCAAAACCGAATGCCATTATAGAATCCGCAGACAAGGTCAAATATCGAACAGCAAAAGTCGACAACCACACTATTTTTTACCGCGAAGCGGGTGATAAATCCCGGCCTACTCTTGTTTTACTTCATGGCTACCCATCGTCTTCTCACACCTATCGCGAATTAATTCCACTGCTAGCAAAACACTACCACGTCATCGCGCCAGATAACCTAGGCTCAGGCTATAGCGATAAACCTGACCCTGCCAAAGTAACCTACAGCTTCGACACCCTGGCCCAAATAAATACCGCTCTGCTTAAAACTCTGGGCATTAAAAAATACACCCTGTATATGCAAGATTTTGGCGCACCAGTTGGCTTTCGAATGATGCAGGCAAATCCGCAACATATCGAAGCGATCATCGCGCAAAACGCCAATGCCTATCTCGACGGCCTTACACCCAAGCGGCAGCAGTTTTTCCGCAACGCCCATGAAGATCGCTCAGCAGAAAACACTCAACGTCTTATGCAATACAGCAGTCGCGACGCCATCATCAACGGCCAGTATTTACGCGACGTACCTGCGGCACTGCATGACCGCATTAGCCCAGACGCATGGACACACGACTTACACTTCTTGCAAACCGACGCGCAACGAATGATCCAAGTACAGCTGTTTCAGGATTACTACAGCAACCTACTCGCCTACCCCAAGTGGCAGGCATTTTTACGCAAACAGCAATATCCCGCTTTAATCGTTTGGGGCCGACACGACGCAGCGTTTATTGTGCCCGGCGCGCTGGGTTACCTACGGGATCTCCCCCATGCCGAATTACATCTGCTGGATGCCGGCCATTTCGCGGTTGAAGAAAAGCCCCAAGCCGTTGCCGAACTCGTGTTAGATTTTATGAACACCCTGTATCAACATTCGCAACCTTAG
- the azoR1 gene encoding FMN-dependent NADH-azoreductase 1 translates to MNSMLVVNSSARMQRSISRRLVDIFVNEVSMSAAQGAAGDVPLTVVERDVGATPPGFIDEHWIDAVFTDVDRRTAAQRARVAESDLLIQELKNASTIVIGAPMYNYGMPATLKAWFDQIVRVNETFSFDLARGDYPLEPILAGKSLVLMTSKGEFGFAPGEERAALNHLDGHIELLAKYLGVEEIHQIHVEFQEFGDERHQKSLHRAYIEASELGVKFRRQWEAEALQMEAVQLNAPRAAQQGWQTRRR, encoded by the coding sequence ATGAATTCCATGTTGGTTGTTAACAGCAGTGCGCGCATGCAGCGTTCTATTTCGCGGCGTTTGGTCGATATATTTGTGAATGAGGTATCGATGTCTGCTGCGCAGGGAGCAGCCGGGGATGTACCGCTGACGGTGGTTGAGCGTGATGTGGGTGCAACGCCGCCGGGATTTATTGATGAGCATTGGATTGATGCGGTATTTACCGATGTCGATCGCCGTACCGCTGCGCAGCGTGCGCGCGTTGCGGAATCTGACTTATTAATTCAGGAGTTGAAAAACGCGAGCACGATCGTGATCGGCGCACCGATGTATAACTACGGTATGCCGGCGACTCTGAAAGCGTGGTTTGATCAAATTGTGCGGGTGAATGAAACGTTTTCGTTTGATCTTGCACGGGGTGATTACCCACTGGAGCCGATTCTCGCCGGTAAGTCGCTGGTGTTGATGACATCCAAAGGTGAATTTGGCTTTGCACCGGGAGAAGAGCGCGCAGCGCTTAATCATCTTGATGGCCATATCGAACTGTTGGCTAAATATCTGGGGGTGGAGGAGATACACCAAATTCATGTGGAGTTTCAGGAGTTTGGTGACGAGCGCCATCAGAAGTCTCTGCACCGTGCGTATATCGAAGCGAGCGAATTAGGCGTGAAATTTCGGCGTCAATGGGAGGCCGAAGCGTTGCAAATGGAAGCCGTGCAACTAAACGCCCCTCGAGCTGCCCAACAAGGCTGGCAAACGCGGCGGCGTTGA
- the cry1 gene encoding Cryptochrome DASH, with product MNSEGRAVFCFTHDLRVADNAALCRALSQEDSLACVYCFDPRWLQPNRYQLSPLGQHRYQFLYACLSELDWHLRQYGHSLSVYMMSPIEMYWRLYCDSDVRRVYGSINAGLDEQRDWQWLRDLDGMTVTQVHTHTLFSAKQLSFSVEGASDELVASHQASSLATCLANLPKTFSTFRRRVDDAGIPIHAPLGEPDDWPLTNIASAWPLDAQGVDGLAIPETNGEPLFHGGSAAGLAHIHHYFSGDWASCYKETRNALDEPLHSTRFSPWLAAGAVSPHRIWHLLKHYENTHGANESTEWIAVELLWREYFQWYAHKQGVRMFAPRGLTGRLPGSFYPERFQRWCHGNTPYPIVNACMHQLQTTGYLSNRGRQIAASCCIHELGLDWRYGAAWFEQQLVDYDVASNWGNWQYIAGVGANPRGAHHFDLQKQADLYDPSGVYTAAWNGHMGADQLDAVDAADWPVMPER from the coding sequence ATGAACAGTGAAGGGCGTGCAGTTTTTTGTTTTACCCATGATTTACGGGTAGCCGACAATGCCGCTCTTTGTCGGGCATTGTCGCAAGAGGACTCACTGGCGTGCGTTTACTGCTTTGACCCGCGTTGGTTGCAGCCAAACCGGTATCAACTATCGCCACTGGGACAACATCGATATCAATTTTTGTATGCGTGTTTGAGTGAGCTCGATTGGCATCTTCGGCAATATGGGCATTCGCTATCGGTATACATGATGTCGCCGATAGAAATGTACTGGCGGCTTTATTGTGATTCCGATGTTCGCAGAGTGTATGGCAGTATTAATGCTGGGCTAGATGAGCAACGTGATTGGCAGTGGTTACGTGACTTAGATGGTATGACAGTAACACAAGTACATACGCATACTTTGTTTTCGGCGAAGCAGTTGTCTTTCAGTGTTGAGGGAGCAAGTGATGAGCTTGTTGCTTCTCATCAGGCGTCCAGTTTGGCGACCTGTCTGGCGAACCTTCCCAAGACCTTTTCTACGTTTCGGCGTCGAGTCGATGATGCCGGTATTCCAATACATGCACCCTTGGGTGAGCCTGATGATTGGCCGCTGACGAATATTGCTTCCGCCTGGCCATTGGATGCTCAAGGCGTTGATGGTTTGGCGATACCCGAAACAAACGGTGAGCCTTTGTTCCATGGCGGTAGTGCAGCGGGGCTCGCGCATATTCACCATTATTTCAGTGGAGACTGGGCGAGTTGTTATAAGGAAACCCGTAACGCGTTAGACGAACCGCTTCATTCGACGCGTTTTTCACCCTGGCTTGCTGCAGGGGCGGTATCGCCGCATCGAATTTGGCATTTGTTGAAACACTACGAAAACACCCATGGTGCGAATGAGTCGACCGAATGGATCGCAGTTGAGTTGTTGTGGCGCGAGTATTTTCAGTGGTATGCGCACAAACAGGGTGTGCGAATGTTTGCACCTCGCGGGTTAACAGGACGTTTGCCCGGCAGCTTTTATCCCGAGCGTTTTCAGCGGTGGTGCCACGGGAATACCCCGTATCCGATCGTGAACGCCTGCATGCATCAGCTCCAAACCACGGGCTATTTATCCAATCGTGGACGGCAAATCGCAGCGAGTTGTTGTATTCATGAGCTTGGATTGGATTGGCGCTATGGCGCCGCTTGGTTTGAGCAACAGCTGGTTGACTATGATGTGGCTTCAAACTGGGGAAACTGGCAATACATTGCTGGTGTGGGAGCCAATCCGAGAGGTGCACATCACTTTGACTTACAAAAACAAGCGGATCTCTACGATCCAAGCGGCGTCTATACTGCGGCTTGGAATGGCCATATGGGGGCAGATCAATTAGATGCAGTTGATGCCGCCGATTGGCCAGTTATGCCCGAGCGTTAA
- the cynR_1 gene encoding HTH-type transcriptional regulator CynR: protein MIEQTPMSLDSRDLLIIHALVQGGTLEAASRLLSRDVSSVFRAIKRIEKRYGLVLFNRSRDGYAPLPVAESLAQHGARIHDAISAGNECLQADDDALRGSLKITSTDFLVQYFLLPCMNKFCAQHPNVSVEFDSRNEPAQLWERDIDLALRPTNQPPSAMIGHRLGHLNYCVAGTSAGGGFGNGIGEGGEGFESERQRPWLVPSGAISRHWSRRWVEANKPSDAACLGFDSMAALVNAVRGGCGIGVLPLLDNVMKGTTVLPQYLITETTQLWLLYHPNNTRNQMVRAFVEIVIDHARRHLAEIAVDVPVPAIADP from the coding sequence GTGATTGAACAAACGCCTATGTCACTCGACAGTAGGGATTTGCTGATCATTCATGCGTTGGTGCAGGGTGGTACGCTGGAGGCAGCCTCGCGGTTGTTGAGCCGCGATGTGTCATCCGTATTTCGTGCCATTAAACGTATCGAAAAACGTTATGGCTTGGTGCTATTTAATCGCTCTCGCGACGGGTATGCGCCATTGCCAGTTGCAGAGTCGTTGGCGCAGCACGGCGCTCGTATTCATGATGCTATTAGCGCCGGTAACGAGTGTTTGCAAGCCGATGACGATGCTTTGCGCGGCAGCCTTAAAATCACTTCAACAGATTTTTTGGTGCAGTATTTCTTGTTGCCGTGCATGAACAAGTTTTGTGCGCAGCATCCCAATGTGTCCGTTGAATTTGATAGCCGTAACGAACCTGCCCAACTGTGGGAGCGTGATATTGACTTGGCGTTGCGGCCCACCAATCAGCCGCCCAGCGCCATGATTGGCCATCGACTCGGTCATTTGAATTATTGTGTGGCGGGCACGAGTGCCGGTGGTGGCTTCGGTAACGGTATTGGCGAGGGGGGCGAAGGATTTGAAAGTGAGAGACAACGACCTTGGTTAGTGCCCAGTGGTGCGATTAGTCGGCATTGGAGCCGCCGATGGGTTGAAGCCAATAAGCCCTCTGATGCTGCGTGTTTAGGCTTTGATTCGATGGCCGCGTTGGTGAATGCCGTGCGTGGTGGCTGCGGAATCGGGGTGCTGCCGCTATTGGATAACGTGATGAAAGGAACAACCGTGCTTCCGCAGTATCTGATAACTGAAACCACACAGCTCTGGTTGCTTTACCACCCCAACAACACACGAAATCAGATGGTACGTGCGTTTGTTGAGATTGTTATCGATCATGCGCGCCGCCATCTGGCTGAAATTGCTGTTGATGTGCCTGTGCCAGCCATTGCTGACCCATAA
- the ubiE_3 gene encoding Ubiquinone/menaquinone biosynthesis C-methyltransferase UbiE produces MLSTSAESPDTTTSSGAVIKPLDPAVPDWANMVLPDTWPDKLNLTTARDLLHFVRCIFSKRRRVEVPDTLIGRNKIPKYVLQEFHNLPNGNYSNSLTRGYIKGFDHSMLNTVEPARQFIARQLSNCTSALDIGTAGGKNAAAIKGKGVSDVWGIDPSPYLLKHAAQDHPDIKFVQAIAEKTGFANDRFDAVGACFVFHEMPPRYIETAITEIHRIIKPGGTLVFAEPAAVQMLETSVFRLVKKAGLQGLYFRYLAGFVFEPFVAGWHQRDLKTWLDANGFDLIEDINECPIRKVVARKRSI; encoded by the coding sequence GTGTTATCAACATCAGCAGAGTCTCCAGATACAACCACATCATCAGGGGCTGTCATCAAACCTCTCGATCCCGCCGTGCCTGATTGGGCAAATATGGTATTACCCGATACCTGGCCGGATAAACTCAACCTAACGACGGCACGCGACCTTCTGCATTTTGTTCGCTGTATTTTCAGCAAACGTCGGCGTGTTGAAGTACCCGATACACTGATAGGCCGAAATAAGATTCCCAAGTATGTGCTGCAGGAGTTCCACAACCTGCCTAATGGCAACTACTCCAACTCCTTAACACGCGGCTATATCAAAGGCTTTGATCACTCGATGCTGAATACCGTCGAGCCTGCGCGGCAATTTATCGCCCGGCAGTTATCCAATTGCACATCCGCATTAGATATCGGCACAGCTGGCGGAAAAAACGCAGCGGCTATAAAAGGAAAAGGCGTTTCTGACGTTTGGGGCATCGACCCATCGCCTTATCTGCTAAAACATGCGGCGCAAGACCATCCCGACATTAAGTTTGTTCAAGCGATCGCCGAGAAAACCGGCTTTGCCAATGATCGCTTCGATGCCGTTGGTGCTTGTTTCGTGTTCCACGAAATGCCACCGCGCTATATCGAAACGGCAATTACTGAAATCCATCGAATTATCAAACCCGGCGGCACACTGGTATTTGCAGAACCTGCAGCGGTGCAGATGCTCGAAACATCCGTATTTCGTTTGGTCAAAAAAGCCGGCCTACAAGGCCTCTATTTCAGGTATTTGGCGGGGTTTGTCTTCGAGCCTTTTGTGGCAGGCTGGCACCAGCGAGATCTTAAAACCTGGCTTGATGCCAACGGCTTTGATCTAATTGAAGATATTAATGAATGTCCGATCAGAAAAGTCGTGGCACGTAAACGCAGTATCTAA
- the cstA gene encoding Peptide transporter CstA, whose amino-acid sequence MSSVLIIILGLIGMAFGWFVYSRFIATHVFKLDPEFVTPAHQFNDGADFHPTNRLVLWGHHFTSVAGAAPIVGPAIAVYWGWVPAVLWVVFGTIFFAGLHDMGALWASNRHHGKSMGALAESVIGKRTRVLFMVVVFLVLLMVNSVFGVVIANAFITTPEAVFPAWAAIVVALIIGQLVHRGIGKLITISCVGVVVLYISIYAGSYLPIALPANILGLPPEASWILLLFAYAAIASLLPXWMLLQPRDFINGMQLFVGLLLLYGAVMFSLPDISAPAFNHQVALDTPSIIPLLFVTIACGAVSGFHGIVASGTSSKQLDKEPDARFVGYLGAVGEGALALITIVTVSGVALAATTQEWHETYSHFGEGGTKAFILGGANLIQSGWGVPREISETLLATMVILFAGTTMDSGVRLQRYIIEEWGHIYDIQWMKKDIIATLLAVGSCLLIAFGADDSSGSGGMIIWPLFGSTNQLLAAMTLLIISVMLLKLGRPVIYTLVPMVFVLTMAFLSAIVIFFEFIEKGDHLLAAIDLVVLITTIFVILESISTVRTHLANRRS is encoded by the coding sequence ATGAGCTCAGTGTTAATCATCATCCTAGGCCTCATCGGTATGGCATTTGGCTGGTTTGTGTACTCCCGGTTTATCGCGACTCACGTATTCAAACTCGACCCGGAGTTTGTAACACCGGCCCATCAATTCAATGATGGTGCAGATTTTCACCCAACCAACCGACTAGTACTATGGGGTCACCACTTCACCTCAGTCGCCGGTGCCGCACCGATTGTAGGCCCAGCTATTGCCGTTTACTGGGGTTGGGTACCTGCAGTTTTATGGGTCGTCTTCGGCACCATATTTTTTGCCGGTTTACATGATATGGGCGCATTGTGGGCCAGCAATCGTCACCACGGAAAATCAATGGGCGCACTCGCCGAATCTGTGATCGGCAAACGCACCCGCGTGCTGTTTATGGTGGTGGTCTTCTTAGTTTTGCTGATGGTCAATTCCGTGTTTGGTGTTGTGATCGCAAATGCCTTTATCACCACGCCCGAAGCCGTATTCCCCGCATGGGCAGCGATTGTTGTGGCATTGATTATTGGTCAACTGGTACATCGCGGTATTGGCAAACTGATTACCATCTCGTGTGTGGGTGTTGTGGTGCTGTATATCAGTATTTACGCCGGCAGCTACTTACCCATTGCGTTACCAGCCAACATTTTAGGTTTACCGCCTGAAGCCTCATGGATTCTCCTGCTTTTTGCCTATGCCGCGATTGCATCACTGCTACCGGNTTGGATGCTGCTGCAGCCGCGTGATTTCATCAACGGCATGCAGTTATTTGTCGGTCTATTGTTGCTCTATGGTGCGGTTATGTTCTCACTGCCGGATATCTCAGCACCGGCCTTTAACCATCAGGTTGCTCTTGATACCCCCTCCATTATTCCACTGCTTTTTGTCACCATTGCCTGCGGGGCAGTGTCAGGGTTTCACGGTATCGTCGCCTCAGGTACCAGCTCAAAACAACTCGATAAAGAGCCCGATGCTCGTTTTGTTGGTTACCTCGGCGCAGTGGGTGAAGGCGCTCTGGCGTTGATAACGATCGTTACCGTCAGCGGTGTTGCATTGGCCGCCACCACACAAGAGTGGCATGAAACCTACTCGCATTTCGGCGAAGGCGGCACGAAAGCGTTTATCCTCGGCGGCGCTAATCTGATTCAATCTGGCTGGGGGGTTCCACGAGAGATATCCGAAACCCTGCTCGCCACCATGGTCATATTGTTCGCCGGTACAACGATGGATTCTGGCGTGCGACTGCAACGATACATCATTGAAGAATGGGGCCACATCTACGACATTCAGTGGATGAAAAAAGACATCATTGCCACTTTGTTAGCGGTGGGTAGCTGTTTGCTGATTGCCTTCGGCGCTGACGATTCGTCAGGCTCAGGAGGAATGATTATCTGGCCGCTATTTGGCTCAACCAATCAACTACTGGCGGCGATGACACTACTGATTATTTCTGTGATGTTACTGAAGCTCGGGCGACCGGTGATCTACACCCTCGTTCCCATGGTGTTTGTATTAACCATGGCGTTTTTGTCAGCGATCGTGATTTTCTTTGAGTTTATCGAGAAGGGAGATCACCTGTTGGCGGCAATCGATTTAGTGGTATTGATCACAACCATATTTGTGATATTGGAATCAATCTCTACAGTCCGAACGCACTTGGCGAATCGTCGTAGCTAA
- the maeA gene encoding putative NAD-dependent malic enzyme 2, with product MAHPKLTYCLDADGHPYIETGLEGKDLINFPFLNKGSAFSDDERAEFNLAATLPAVHETLEEQSDRCYAQYQAQPNDLARNLYLNKIKMANLTLFYFLAARHLTEMLPILYTPTIGDAVKSYSHEFFRPDGLYLNFNEREQMATVFERVSKVRRIDLIVVSDGEGVLGIGDWGVGGMDICIGKLAVYTLCAGINPLHVLPVQLDVGTNNEELLNNPMYLGMREPRIGETEYDAFIDQFVSNVQTWFPKAFLHWEDFGRGHARKNLNRFRTALPSFNDDVQGTGATVLACILSVMKARGLDLRDQRIVVFGAGSAGVGITDQIKNALVNEGMSETQACGRFWLVDRYGLLTTHSNEVVDFQQPYMRDAAEINGWDLSSAVNIGLLDVVRNVKPTILIGASGQSGAFTEQIIETMAEHCSAPLVFPLSNPSALSEAHPKDVVAWSDGSAVIATGSPFSPVEWQGRSYPIAQCNNCYVFPGIGLGVIAVRARQVTDGMIAAACKKLAGYSPLLNDEHASVLPALEDLQEISIEIACAVGEQAVAEGVAESLSASEIRALVTAEHWSPCYLPYSHVMQ from the coding sequence ATGGCACACCCCAAATTGACGTATTGTCTTGATGCTGACGGGCATCCGTATATCGAAACCGGCCTTGAAGGCAAAGATCTGATTAACTTTCCATTTTTGAATAAAGGCAGTGCGTTCAGCGATGACGAACGGGCCGAATTCAATCTGGCTGCGACCCTGCCTGCCGTGCACGAAACGCTCGAGGAGCAATCTGATCGCTGCTACGCCCAGTATCAAGCTCAGCCTAATGATCTAGCGCGTAATCTGTATCTCAACAAAATTAAGATGGCGAACTTAACGCTGTTTTACTTTTTGGCGGCCCGGCATTTAACCGAAATGCTGCCGATTTTATATACCCCGACGATTGGCGACGCCGTAAAAAGCTATAGCCATGAGTTCTTCCGCCCGGATGGTTTGTATCTTAACTTCAATGAGCGTGAGCAGATGGCGACGGTTTTTGAGCGGGTGTCCAAAGTTCGGCGTATTGATCTGATCGTGGTCAGCGATGGTGAAGGTGTACTCGGTATTGGTGATTGGGGCGTTGGCGGTATGGATATCTGCATCGGCAAACTGGCGGTGTATACCTTGTGCGCTGGCATTAATCCTTTGCATGTATTGCCCGTGCAGTTGGATGTGGGCACCAACAATGAAGAGCTACTCAACAATCCGATGTATTTGGGCATGCGTGAACCTCGCATTGGTGAAACCGAATACGACGCTTTTATCGATCAGTTTGTGAGTAATGTTCAAACGTGGTTTCCGAAGGCATTTTTGCATTGGGAAGATTTTGGCCGGGGCCATGCGCGTAAAAATCTGAATCGATTCCGCACTGCGTTGCCGAGTTTTAATGATGACGTACAGGGAACGGGCGCGACAGTGTTAGCGTGTATTTTGTCGGTGATGAAAGCACGTGGATTGGATTTACGTGATCAACGCATTGTGGTGTTTGGTGCAGGTTCTGCTGGGGTGGGTATTACCGATCAGATTAAGAATGCGTTGGTGAACGAGGGAATGTCGGAGACACAGGCTTGCGGACGCTTTTGGTTAGTTGATCGCTACGGTTTGCTTACCACGCACAGCAATGAGGTGGTGGATTTTCAACAACCGTATATGCGTGATGCTGCAGAGATTAACGGCTGGGATTTATCGTCTGCGGTGAATATCGGCTTGCTGGATGTTGTACGTAACGTGAAGCCAACGATATTGATTGGCGCATCCGGGCAATCGGGTGCGTTTACCGAGCAAATTATTGAAACCATGGCGGAGCATTGCTCGGCACCGTTGGTGTTTCCGCTGTCGAATCCGTCGGCGTTGTCGGAGGCTCATCCGAAAGATGTGGTGGCGTGGAGTGATGGTTCAGCGGTTATTGCCACCGGTAGCCCGTTCTCGCCGGTTGAATGGCAAGGGCGATCTTACCCAATTGCACAGTGTAATAACTGTTATGTGTTCCCCGGTATTGGCTTGGGTGTTATTGCCGTGCGCGCGCGACAAGTTACCGATGGCATGATTGCTGCGGCTTGTAAAAAACTGGCGGGCTATTCGCCCTTGTTGAATGACGAACATGCCAGTGTGTTGCCAGCGTTAGAAGATTTGCAAGAGATTAGCATTGAGATCGCTTGTGCGGTGGGTGAGCAAGCCGTGGCCGAAGGCGTGGCGGAATCACTCAGCGCGAGTGAGATCCGAGCATTGGTGACGGCTGAGCATTGGTCACCGTGTTATTTGCCGTATAGCCATGTGATGCAGTAA